A section of the Melopsittacus undulatus isolate bMelUnd1 chromosome 3, bMelUnd1.mat.Z, whole genome shotgun sequence genome encodes:
- the RP1L1 gene encoding retinitis pigmentosa 1-like 1 protein encodes MTQMPADYLSTTSSYNYEQPLTSVARTSTVTKVLPAKKITFFKSGDPQFAGVKMAINQRSFKSFNALMDDLSHRVPLPFGVRTITTPRGIHCISELDQLEDGGCYLCSDKKYVKPISITSGGHRPGPPRNGRPSSTLRRAAQEGKLEDYSTPFTQHGPRIPKKITLVKNGESGFRRSIILNRRNARSFKTLLDEISEILQFPVKKLYTVDGRKIDSMQALLHCPSVLVCVGREPFKPVLVENLRKHSVEKLPNLAPRSNSNNVKENNESKKNVDFGLKAKKSVIHPRTASSNRSMRFSLSSEKSYPNGLAASPDNGVPFSNSCSHSKPGDLVHSLVNDDIEKRVHVNKDGSLSVEMKVRFRLLNDETLQWSTQIKKSNLMNQMPCEESSVGEDNGVHPIEKMNPEASSEADESLYPCDIDSYMSKLEESEYDEAHCHSCGKKHQDYDIWRNPMHTSHREEPSVQSSWHTRSSCSSTSSRRRVVHKKMASVDSLHTTSSEEYSEHIVQESSSYSETIENRVAYRSIKKCMCRSDLSTGASNGEDQQEYTRTSTSNSQRPSSLGLMSHSSCENNLDTQETPEDHEASKTNSQNEDETCFEVSSVKCLKDDGEEVESSRVGSAMSRSSLQSRKSKRNVCEETSSVDRSMSSSSLQKANQDNNSRSSTPANSVHSKSSNCTAPRTKSEQDDHSDDNAVISSLSNDLRSCSRTSNYSKSSCEIKKKSVGDPVSHKSGSFHSNISSVSETEANAGFKEEKSLKSTTNGYSESSKSSKKRSHREENSKSSSVHSSVSSPNGKAGEGHSKINSETLSSRHGSMSESACSKFDHLAETGIKNGNTASVSSRVSSKSEIKDKCLLAHISQESDDRYSRSNVSKYSKSRQIKTGNLHVEMSNSSQASLPDTASVCSMHCPAPPKGKPNSKKIRSTMFKNSSISSIGTASVMTPRKQQKEIVDSSKATSYGSKSAAAEIDDEKSKEIDGACNKKVVEELEGMDMQEEESELVPSTLPNTSPEEVVQEWLSKIPSETLLMKYEMEDNVEEECMEATTEVSYCTNAEETTEDEKAEKKKEEAENEAKDEAGKEAAESTAINEEAEECVDQEQISEAVSEADKADQAECSQSATSQQNSNRRDLPTTLQTSVQIMKALLSSKHETKFDRSNSLPEVSPTMGRKLSNSASILITCLASLQLLDEESEGPSDKSKYLNKPRYMELLNVFQALWFGCIPEKSVPISDQEACEQAKTASGFKAPKSVDYDFTPMSSSGVDVNSGSGGSVEENTAGARDCTLVAQKTAEFKSSAQVENVETGTELAEAEEQSKKEEQSSRPSTACSKSKAEEKAQSTRENSLIQEAEENKEDQCSNCEHGQEEEGENEDKENSKLTENGEQEEAEVVNDELPKENLEEEADQLAATDNTNVDDTDCGTELKDDSEEKLEKESPNDPEPKVDTVTSVGTSFVQQNSMDPDPVWVLKLLKKIEKEFMAHYVNAMNEFKVRWNLQNNQQMDEMILELKEEVSKRIQKSIEKELRKIKTRAGKKLPRPPDEPLRRESTLQTEQRRLRLQTMHKKSHFSDKNGNQTRLEDTSDLSFDVDKDIAFSEAFEASISKQTSKEEYCPCDSCVRKQMASKPTRNTVVVTNAPVMKAFDLQQILRLKKNYNEEACVSEAAQDNKTTPSSSVEEATENGNPNEGNDEGEMEVEGNEEKEPELNEVGSSVLNGGEGSEISENKNCEETEAEADNEAEEEDEDIGADDEEETSECRGDADGSGAVNSPEGDAAEGSEKAEQHEAEAEEDANPESDEMSSAEEENNSEGEDKYDDNFEKPTSDDPDKTQKKQKVKGNKVSQRALKAKERKSNKKTKLNKAAAFSCYSSVGNFSQQSQKGSEDEDEEECKDDSNSMSNLPNGEVKSDESRKPSQMYPDSEEEEDKASSCTDPLEDEDQAEAEGADPKEVEDIDKVQASKKKEYSNEIGQDDLDF; translated from the exons ATGACTCAGATGCCTGCTGACTACCTGTCAACCACCAGCTCCTACAACTATGAGCAGCCCCTTACCTCTGTGGCTCGGACAAGCACTGTCACCAAGGTACTCCCAGCCAAAAAAATAACCTTCTTCAAGAGTGGAGACCCTCAGTTTGCAGGAGTCAAGATGGCCATCAACCAGCGAAGTTTCAAGAGCTTCAATGCACTCATGGATGACCTCTCTCATCGGGTCCCACTGCCATTTGGGGTACGGACCATCACTACCCCACGAGGAATACATTGCATCAGTGAGCTGGACCAACTAGAGGATGGAGGGTGTTACCTTTGCTCTGACAAGAAATATGTCAAACCTATTAGCATTACTTCTGGGGGACACAGGCCAGGCCCTCCGCGAAATGGTCGTCCCTCCAGTACCTTGAGAAGAGCAGCTCAGGAGGGCAAGCTTGAAGATTATTCCACACCTTTCACTCAGCATGGCCCCAGAATACCAAAGAAGATCACACTAGTTAAGAATGGAGAAAGTGGTTTTCGTCGTTCAATCATCTTGAACCGCAGAAATGCCAGGAGTTTCAAAACACTCCTGGATGAGATTTCTGAGATCCTGCAGTTCCCAGTGAAGAAGCTCTACACTGTTGATGGGAGGAAG ATTGACAGCATGCAGGCTCTGCTTCACTGCCCCAGTGTGTTGGTATGTGTTGGTCGGGAGCCATTTAAACCTGTACTGGTGGAGAATTTGAGGAAACACTCAGTGGAGAAGCTGCCTAACCTGGCTCCCCGTTCCAACAGCAACAATgtcaaagaaaacaatgaaagtaagaaaaac GTGGACTTTGGACTGAAAGCCAAAAAAAGTGTTATCCATCCACGAACAGCATCAAGCAATAGGTCAATGAGATTTTCTTTATCATCAGAAAAGTCGTATCCTAATGGTCTTGCTGCCTCACCAGACAATGGTGTACCTTTCTCAAACAGTTGTTCGCACTCAAAACCTGGGGACCTGGTCCATTCCTTGGTCAATGATGACATAGAAAAACGGGTACATGTGAACAAGGATGGCAGCTTGTCTGTTGAGATGAAAGTCCGCTTCCGCTTGCTAAATGATGAGACTTTGCAGTGGTCCACCCAGATCAAAAAGTCCAATCTGATGAACCAGATGCCTTGTGAAGAGTCAAGTGTAGGGGAGGACAATGGAGTACACCCCATAGAGAAAATGAACCCAGAAGCCAGCTCAGAGGCAGATGAGTCATTATATCCCTGTGATATTGATTCTTACATGTCGAAACTTGAGGAATCAGAATATGATGAGGCTCATTGTCATAGCTGTGGAAAGAAACACCAGGACTATGACATTTGGAGAAACCCCATGCACACATCACATAGGGAAGAGCCCAGTGTACAAAGCAGCTGGCACACACGGTCATCATGCTCCAGCACATCTTCCCGAAGGAGAGTCGTCCACAAAAAAATGGCTTCTGTGGATAGCCTCCACACCACATCCAGTGAGGAATACTCTGAGCACATTGTGCAAGAGTCCTCATCCTACTCAGAGACTATAGAGAACAGAGTAGCATATCGATCCATTAAAAAGTGCATGTGTCGAAGTGATTTGTCAACAGGTGCTTCCAATGGAGAAGACCAGCAAGAATACACTCGAACAAGCACGAGCAACAGTCAGAGACCTTCATCCTTGGGTTTAATGTCACATTCAAGCTGTGAAAACAACCTGGATACTCAAGAAACCCCTGAAGACCATGAGGCTAGCAAAACCAATTcacaaaatgaagatgaaacTTGTTTTGAAGTCTCCTCTGTGAAGTGCTTAAAGGATGATGGGGAAGAGGTTGAAAGCAGCAGAGTTGGGAGTGCCATGTCAAGGTCATCTCTGCAGTCCAGAAAGAGCAAGAGGAATGTATGTGAGGAAACAAGTAGCGTGGATAGAAGCATGTCCTCCTCAAGCCTTCAGAAGGCAAATCAAGACAACAACAGTAGGTCTTCCACTCCTGCCAATAGTGTACACAGCAAGTCTAGTAACTGTACTGCACCAAGAACAAAGAGTGAACAGGATGACCATTCTGATGACAATGCAGTGATCTCCTCACTCTCCA ATGATCTGAGATCATGCAGCAGGACATCCAATTACTCCAAAAGCTCATGTGAAATCAAAAAGAAGTCTGTTGGAGACCCTGTGTCTCATAAGTCAGGATCTTTTCATTCAAATATTTCATCTGTTAGTGAAACAGAGGCAAATGCAGGTtttaaagaggagaaaagcttGAAAAGTACCACCAATGGCTACAGTGAATCCTCAAAAAGCTCAAAGAAGAGAAGCcatagagaagaaaatagcaAATCATCATCTGTCCACTCAAGTGTTTCGAGCCCTAatggaaaagctggagagggtcATTCTAAGATTAATTCAGAGACCCTTTCTTCAAGACATGGAAGTATGAGTGAGAGTGCATGTTCAAAATTTGACCATTTAGCTGAGACTGGGATTAAGAATGGAAATACTGCAAGTGTGTCTTCAAGAGTCTCATCAAAGtcagaaataaaagataaatgcTTGTTAGCACATATATCCCAGGAAAGTGATGATAGATACTCACGATCAAATGTATCTAAGTATTCAAAATCAAGGCAGATAAAAACTGGAAACCTTCATGTGGAGATGTCAAACTCCAGCCAAGCATCCTTGCCTGACACTGCGTCAGTATGCAGTATGCATTGCCCCGCCCCACCAAAAGGGAagccaaacagcaaaaaaattcGTTCAACCATGTTCAAGAATTCCTCCATTAGCAGCATAGGTACTGCATCAGTGATGACCCCAcgaaaacagcagaaagaaattgtCGATTCCTCCAAAGCAACTTCCTATGGGTCTAaatcagctgcagctgaaatagaTGATGAGAAGAGTAAAGAGATTGATGGTGCTTGCAATAAAAAAGTGGTGGAAGAGTTAGAAGGGATGGACATGCAGGAAGAAGAGAGTGAATTAGTGCCATCTACTCTACCAAATACATCTCCAGAAGAGGTTGTGCAAGAATGGCTGAGTAAAATCCCTTCAGAAACATTGcttatgaaatatgaaatggaAGATAATGTAGAAGAGGAATGTATGGAAGCAACCACTGAGGTATCATACTGCACAAATGCTGAGGAAACCACAGAGGatgaaaaagctgagaaaaagaaGGAGGAGGCTGAAAATGAGGCAAAGgatgaagcaggaaaagaggcagcagaaagTACAGCTATTAATGAAGAGGCTGAAGAATGTGTAGATCAGGAACAAATCTCTGAGGCTGTGTCTGAAGCTGACAAAGCTGACCAGGCAGAATGCAGCCAGTCAGCTACATCCcaacaaaacagcaacagaagagaCCTTCCAACCACTCTTCAGACTTCGGTCCAGATCATGAAGGCCTTACTTAGttcaaaacatgaaacaaaatttGACCGATCAAACAGTTTGCCTGAAGTGTCCCCTACTATGGGGAGGAAACTGAGTAACTCTGCCAGTATTCTGATTACTTGTCTTGCCAGTCTCCAGCTCCTTGACGAAGAGTCAGAAGGTCCATCagataaatcaaaatatttgaataaacCAAGGTATATGGAGCTGCTAAATGTTTTTCAAGCCCTGTGGTTTGGATGCATACCTGAAAAAAGTGTCCCAATTTCAGATCAAGAAGCTTGTGAACAGGCAAAGACAGCCTCTGGGTTTAAAGCTCCCAAATCTGTAGATTATGACTTCACTCCCATGTCCTCTTCTGGGGTTGATGTTAACAGTGGTTCTGGTGGCTCAgtggaagagaatacagctggTGCCAGAGATTGCACTTTAGTGGCACAGAAAACTGCTGAATTCAAATCATCTGCACAAGTGGAAAATGTAGAGACTGGCACTGAACTGGCTGAGGCTGAGGAGCAAAGTAAAAAGGAAGAGCAGTCATCCCGACCTTCAACAGCCTGCTCAAAATcaaaagctgaggaaaaagcACAGTCTACTAGAGAGAACTCTCTAAttcaagaagcagaagagaataaGGAAGACCAGTGCAGTAATTGTGAACATGgtcaggaggaagagggagaaaatgaagacaaagaaaacagcaaattaaCTGAAAATGGAGAACAAGAAGAAGCTGAAGTTGTGAATGATGAACTCCCAAAAGAAAATCTTGAAGAAGAAGCTGATCAGCTAGCCGCTACTGACAATACAAATGTTGATGATACTGACTGTGGAACAGAGCTGAAAGACGATTCGGAAGAGAAGCTTGAGAAAGAGTCTCCAAATGACCCAGAACCCAAAGTTGATACAGTCACCAGTGTGGGCACATCCTTTGTTCAGCAAAACTCAATGGATCCAGACCCAGTTTGGGTCCTTAAGCTACTCAAGAAAATTGAGAAGGAGTTCATGGCTCACTATGTCAATGCCATGAATGAGTTCAAAGTCAGGTGGAACCTGCAGAACAACCAGCAGATGGATGAAATGATATTGGAACTGAAGGAAGAAGTGAGTAAAAGGATACAAAAAAGCATAGAGAAGGAGTTGAGAAAGATCAAAACCAGAGCAGGGAAGAAGCTGCCAAGACCTCCGGATGAACCTCTCAGACGTGAGTCAACACTCCAAACTGAGCAGAGGAGACTGCGATTGCAAACTATGCATAAAAAGTCACACTTCAGTGACAAGAATGGAAACCAGACTAGGCTAGAAGACACATCAGACTTATCTTTTGATGTAGATAAGGATATAGCATTTAGTGAAGCTTTTGAGGCCAGTATTagtaaacaaacaagcaaggaGGAATACTGCCCTTGTGACTCTTGTGtgaggaaacaaatggcttccAAACCCACAAGAAATACAGTGGTGGTCACCAATGCCCCAGTCATGAAAGCATTTGATTTACAGCAAATCCtgagattaaagaaaaattataatgaGGAAGCCTGTGTCTCAGAAGCAGCCCAAGACAACAAAACAACTCCCAGTAGTTCTGTGgaagaagcaacagaaaatgGCAATCCAAATGAGGGGAATGATGAGGGTGAAATGGAAGTGGAGGGCAATGAAGAAAAGGAGCCAGAATTAAATGAAGTGGGCAGCTCAGTGTTGAATGGAGGTGAAGGGTCTGaaatatcagaaaataaaaactgtgaG GAAACTGAAGCAGAAGCTGACAATGAAGCTGAAGAAGAGGATGAGGACATTGGGGCTGATGATGAGGAAGAGACATCTGAATgcagaggagatgctgatggCTCTGGAGCTGTCAACAGTCCTGaaggagatgctgcagaaggAAGTGAAAAAGCTGAGCAGCATGAagctgaagcagaggaagatgCAAATCCAGAATCAGATGAGATGAGTTCAGCTGAGGAGGAAAATAACAGTGAAGGAGAGGACAAATATGATGATAATTTTGAGAAGCCTACTAGTGATGACCCTGAcaagacacaaaaaaaacaaaaagtgaaagGTAACAAGGTTTCTCAGAGAGCCTTAAAggccaaagaaagaaaaagcaataaaaaaacaaagctgaacaAAGCAGCTGCCTTTTCTTGTTATTCTTCTGTAGGAAACTTTTCACAGCAATCTCAGAAGGGGTCTGAAGACGAAGATGAAGAAGAATGCAAAGATGACAGTAACTCCATGAGCAATCTTCCTAATGGAGAAGTGAAAAGTGATGAGAGCAGGAAACCCTCACAGATGTATCCTGAcagtgaggaagaagaggacaAAGCATCTTCATGCACTGATCCTTTGGAAGACGAGGACCAGGCAGAGGCTGAAGGGGCAGATCCAAAGGAGGTTGAAGATATTGATAAAGTTCAGGcttctaaaaagaaagaatactcTAATGAGATTGGCCAGGATGACCTGGACTTCTAG